A genomic region of Pseudochaenichthys georgianus chromosome 12, fPseGeo1.2, whole genome shotgun sequence contains the following coding sequences:
- the LOC117456158 gene encoding alanine--glyoxylate aminotransferase 2, mitochondrial-like isoform X1 → MFKVVHRLAGRCAVLSGQSCCSPASAKLHLGVVCQKPAHRHRPADLPEMPSCDFKPEEYKGMSKERIMEIRRKNCNPMTMKITYYKKPVFLHQGYMQWLWDFDGNRYLDLFAGVATVSVGHCHPKVAAALQRQSNKLWHTTNIYVNPTLHEYSEKLASHLPDPLKVVYLTNSGSEANDLAMLMARLHTGNFDLLTLRGSYHGGTQQTIGLTSNSSYKYPIATSSGCTHTMCPDVFRGPWGGSHCRDSPVQTTRQCSCAQGHCMANDQYIGQLKETFATSVPSRIAGFFGEPIQGMGGAVQYPKNYLKEAYQLVRERGGVCIADEVQTGFGRTGSHFWGFQGHDVLPDMVTMAKGIGDGFPMGAVVTTPEIAASFAKAFHFNTFGGGPLACAVASSVLDIIKEDGTQQNSHNVGTYLMTELAKLRDTYEVIGDVRGKGLQIGVEMVTNKASRDPLSPEAMSEIFEDIKDMGVLIGKGGVYGQAFRIQPPMCITKEDVKFFLAVFKKAIQRYMDKE, encoded by the exons ATGTTTAAAGTCGTACATCGTCTGGCTGGCCGTTGTGCAGTTTTATCAGGACAGTCCTGCTGTTCACCTGCGTCGGCCAAACTTCACCTGGGAGTGG TATGTCAGAAACCAGCTCACAGACATCGTCCCGCAGACCTCCCAGAGATGCCCTCATGTGACTTCAAACCAGAGGAATACAAG GGCATGTCCAAAGAGCGGATAATGGAGATCCGCAGGAAGAACTGCAACCCCATGACCATGAAGATAACCTACTATAAGAAACCAGTGTTCCTCCATCAGGGATACATGCAGTGGCTGTGGGATTTTGATGGGAATCGATATCTGGATCTATTTGCTGGTGTGGCGACTGTCAGTGTGGGCCACTGCCACCC GAAAGTTGCAGCAGCCCTACAGAGGCAGTCGAACAAATTGTGGCATACTACAAACATCTATGTCAATCCTACTCTCCATGAGTACAGTGAGAAACTAGCCTCCCACTTACCGGATCCTCTCAAG GTTGTATATCTGACCAACAGCGGCTCAGAAGCCAATGACCTGGCCATGCTGATGGCTCGACTTCACACAGGCAACTTTGACCTCCTCACTTTAAG AGGATCATACCACGGTGGCACCCAACAGACCATTGGTCTTACCTCCAACTCATCGTACAAATACCCCATCGCCACTAGTTCAGGCTGCACACAC ACCATGTGTCCTGATGTGTTCCGAGGTCCGTGGGGAGGAAGCCACTGCAGGGACTCTCCTGTGCAGACCACCAGACAATGTAGCTGTGCCCAAG GTCATTGCATGGCAAATGATCAATACATCGGACAGCTCAAAGAGACATTTGCTACGAGTGTCCCAAGTCGAATTGCTGGTTTCTTTGGAGAGCCTATTCAG GGAATGGGAGGAGCTGTGCAGTACCCTAAGAATTACTTAAAGGAGGCTTACCAacttgtgagagagagaggaggggtcTGCATTGCTGATGAG GTCCAGACAGGATTTGGGCGAACAGGAAGCCACTTCTGGGGTTTCCAAGGTCATGACGTCCTTCCTGATATGGTTACAATGGCAAAGGGCATCGGTGATGGCTTCCCAATGGGAGCTGTTGTTACAACACCAG AAATTGCTGCTTCCTTTGCTAAAGCCTTCCACTTCAACACCTTTGGAGGAGGTCCCTTGGCTTGTGCCGTTGCTTCATCAGTGCTTGAT ATTATCAAAGAAGACGGCACACAGCAGAACAGTCATAATGTGGGCACctatctgatgacagaactggcAAAACTAAGAGACACGTATGAGGTAATCGGTGATGTGCGTGGGAAAGGCCTGCAGATTGGTGTTGAAATGGTGACAAATAAG GCCAGCAGAGACCCGCTGTCTCCTGAGGCAATGAGTGAGATATTTGAGGACATCAAGGACATGGGAGTCCTGATAGGAAAAGGAGGAGTCTACGGACAG GCTTTCCGCATCCAACCCCCCATGTGCATCACAAAGGAAGATGTTAAATTCTTCCTGGCTGTTTTTAAAAAGGCCATCCAACGATACATGGACAAAGAATGA
- the LOC117456158 gene encoding alanine--glyoxylate aminotransferase 2, mitochondrial-like isoform X2: MFKVVHRLAGRCAVLSGQSCCSPASAKLHLGVVCQKPAHRHRPADLPEMPSCDFKPEEYKGMSKERIMEIRRKNCNPMTMKITYYKKPVFLHQGYMQWLWDFDGNRYLDLFAGVATVSVGHCHPKVAAALQRQSNKLWHTTNIYVNPTLHEYSEKLASHLPDPLKVVYLTNSGSEANDLAMLMARLHTGNFDLLTLRGSYHGGTQQTIGLTSNSSYKYPIATSSGCTHTMCPDVFRGPWGGSHCRDSPVQTTRQCSCAQGHCMANDQYIGQLKETFATSVPSRIAGFFGEPIQGMGGAVQYPKNYLKEAYQLVRERGGVCIADEVQTGFGRTGSHFWGFQGHDVLPDMVTMAKGIGDGFPMGAVVTTPEIAASFAKAFHFNTFGGGPLACAVASSVLDIIKEDGTQQNSHNVGTYLMTELAKLRDTYEHHLSEPVASHKYIKKCLLASRDPLSPEAMSEIFEDIKDMGVLIGKGGVYGQAFRIQPPMCITKEDVKFFLAVFKKAIQRYMDKE, from the exons ATGTTTAAAGTCGTACATCGTCTGGCTGGCCGTTGTGCAGTTTTATCAGGACAGTCCTGCTGTTCACCTGCGTCGGCCAAACTTCACCTGGGAGTGG TATGTCAGAAACCAGCTCACAGACATCGTCCCGCAGACCTCCCAGAGATGCCCTCATGTGACTTCAAACCAGAGGAATACAAG GGCATGTCCAAAGAGCGGATAATGGAGATCCGCAGGAAGAACTGCAACCCCATGACCATGAAGATAACCTACTATAAGAAACCAGTGTTCCTCCATCAGGGATACATGCAGTGGCTGTGGGATTTTGATGGGAATCGATATCTGGATCTATTTGCTGGTGTGGCGACTGTCAGTGTGGGCCACTGCCACCC GAAAGTTGCAGCAGCCCTACAGAGGCAGTCGAACAAATTGTGGCATACTACAAACATCTATGTCAATCCTACTCTCCATGAGTACAGTGAGAAACTAGCCTCCCACTTACCGGATCCTCTCAAG GTTGTATATCTGACCAACAGCGGCTCAGAAGCCAATGACCTGGCCATGCTGATGGCTCGACTTCACACAGGCAACTTTGACCTCCTCACTTTAAG AGGATCATACCACGGTGGCACCCAACAGACCATTGGTCTTACCTCCAACTCATCGTACAAATACCCCATCGCCACTAGTTCAGGCTGCACACAC ACCATGTGTCCTGATGTGTTCCGAGGTCCGTGGGGAGGAAGCCACTGCAGGGACTCTCCTGTGCAGACCACCAGACAATGTAGCTGTGCCCAAG GTCATTGCATGGCAAATGATCAATACATCGGACAGCTCAAAGAGACATTTGCTACGAGTGTCCCAAGTCGAATTGCTGGTTTCTTTGGAGAGCCTATTCAG GGAATGGGAGGAGCTGTGCAGTACCCTAAGAATTACTTAAAGGAGGCTTACCAacttgtgagagagagaggaggggtcTGCATTGCTGATGAG GTCCAGACAGGATTTGGGCGAACAGGAAGCCACTTCTGGGGTTTCCAAGGTCATGACGTCCTTCCTGATATGGTTACAATGGCAAAGGGCATCGGTGATGGCTTCCCAATGGGAGCTGTTGTTACAACACCAG AAATTGCTGCTTCCTTTGCTAAAGCCTTCCACTTCAACACCTTTGGAGGAGGTCCCTTGGCTTGTGCCGTTGCTTCATCAGTGCTTGAT ATTATCAAAGAAGACGGCACACAGCAGAACAGTCATAATGTGGGCACctatctgatgacagaactggcAAAACTAAGAGACACGTATGAG CATCATCTTAGTGAACCTGTTGCATCCCACAAGTATATAAAGAAATGCCTTTTG GCCAGCAGAGACCCGCTGTCTCCTGAGGCAATGAGTGAGATATTTGAGGACATCAAGGACATGGGAGTCCTGATAGGAAAAGGAGGAGTCTACGGACAG GCTTTCCGCATCCAACCCCCCATGTGCATCACAAAGGAAGATGTTAAATTCTTCCTGGCTGTTTTTAAAAAGGCCATCCAACGATACATGGACAAAGAATGA
- the dnajc21 gene encoding dnaJ homolog subfamily C member 21 isoform X1, with product MKCHYEILCVKRDAGDDELKKAYRKLALKWHPDKNLDNPDEAAEYFKLIQAAYDVLSDPQERAWYDNHREALLKGGITGDYADDSIDLLQYFTVTCYSGFGDDEKSFYTVYRNLFESIVKEEMEHSKVEDDDDEEDFPTFGDSESDYDTVVHVFYGYWQSFCTRKNFAWKEEYDTRHASNRWEKRAMEKDNKKTREKSRKERNELVRQLVAFVRKRDRRVLAHRKLVEEQNAEKIKKAEEMRRKQKLSHAKMAEDYKEQSWAAMSELEKELQQMEAQYGKEFGDGSESEDEELEIDPREKNGDEGDDVEQPNGDELTMDDYYESLYCPACDKSFKSDKAMKNHQKSKKHREMVALLRQQLEEEDDSLGLNVNGKDENKLEDEEEEEEEDKPRQRLSKKQKRKKKLQKVAQQSAPEEEEEEEKQTPTTCEEDAPEKSEDPTEAEKQEDPAPTELEKKDDPAPPTETEKQDDPAPTEVKSSGKTKGKKVGGKDKPKNAKSNTEEEEEVEETCPEKEVILNCVICHTEFPTRNKLFDHLKTSGHAIAISSKAPQSSTTKSKKDKKKNR from the exons ATGAAGTGTCACTATGAAATATTGTGCGTGAAACGAGACGCAGGAGACGATGAATTGAAGAAAGCATATCGTAAATTAGCATTAAAATGGCATCCAG ATAAAAACTTGGACAATCCTGATGAGGCGGCGGAGTATTTTAAGCTGATTCAGGCAGCTTATGATGTCCTAAGTGATCCACAGGAGAGAGCTTG GTATGACAATCACAGAGAGGCTCTTCTGAAAGGAGGAATCACTGGAGATTATGCAGATGACAGCATTGACCTCCTGCAGTATTTCACAGTCACCTGCTACTCTGGCTTTGGAGATGACGAGAAG AGTTTTTACACAGTCTACAGAAACCTCTTTGAGTCCATTGTTAAGGAGGAGATGGAGCACAGCAAGGTGGAagacgatgatgatgaagaggatTTTCCTACTTTTGGAGACTCTGAGAGTGACTATGATACT GTAGTGCACGTGTTTTACGGCTACTGGCAGAGCTTCTGCACTCGTAAAAACTTTGCCTGGAAGGAGGAGTATGATACGAGGCACGCATCCAACCGCTGGGAGAAAAGAGCTATGGAGAAGGATAACAAGAAGACCAGAGAGAAGTCTCGGAAAGAGCGCAACGAGCTTGTGCGACAACTCGTGGCTTTTGTCCGCAAGCGTGACCGGCGCGTGCTGGCCCACAGGAAGCTGGTGGAGGAGCAGAACGCTGAGAAGATCAAGAAGGCGGAGGAGATGAGGAGGAAGCAGAAGCTTAGCCATGCCAA AATGGCAGAGGACTACAAGGAGCAGAGCTGGGCGGCCATGTCTGAACTTGAGAAGGAGCTGCAGCAGATGGAGGCTCAGTATGGAAAGGAGTTTGGAGATGGATCAGAAAGTGAGGATGAAGAGTTGGAAATAGACCCAAGGGAGAAGAACGGTGATGAGGGAGACG ATGTAGAACAGCCTAATGGAGACGAGTTGACGATGGATGATTATTATGAAAGTCTCTACTGCCCAGCCTGTGACAAATCCTTCAAATCAGATAAAGC CATGAAGAACCATCAAAAATCCAAAAAGCACCGGGAGATGGTGGCATTACTACGgcaacagctggaggaggaagatgattCACTTGGTTTGAATGTGAACGGAAAGGATGAAAATAAGCtggaagatgaggaggaagaggaggaggaagacaaGCCAAGGCAAAG GCTGTCCAAGAAGCAAAAGAGGAAAAAGAAATTGCAGAAAGTAGCACAG CAGAGTGCtccggaggaagaggaagaggaagagaaacAGACACCGACAACCTGCGAGGAAGATGCCCCCGAGAAGTCAGAGGACCCGACAGAGGCGGAGAAACAGGAGGATCCCGCCCCCACAGAGCTGGAGAAAAAAGATGATCCCGCCCCCCCCACAGAGACGGAGAAACAGGATGATCCCGCCCCCACAGAAGTGAAGAG CTCTGGGAAGACCAAAGGGAAGAAGGTGGGAGGAAAGGACAAACCGAAGAATGCAAAgtcaaacacagaagaagaagaagaagtagaagaAACGTGTCCTGAG AAGGAAGTAATCCTCAACTGTGTGATCTGCCACACTGAGTTCCCCACAAGAAACAAGTTGTTCGACCATCTGAAGACCAGCGGTCACGCCATCGCCATCTCCTCAAAAGCCCCTCAAAGCTCAACGACCAAGAGCAAAAAAgacaagaagaagaacagaTAA
- the dnajc21 gene encoding dnaJ homolog subfamily C member 21 isoform X2 → MKCHYEILCVKRDAGDDELKKAYRKLALKWHPDKNLDNPDEAAEYFKLIQAAYDVLSDPQERAWYDNHREALLKGGITGDYADDSIDLLQYFTVTCYSGFGDDEKSFYTVYRNLFESIVKEEMEHSKVEDDDDEEDFPTFGDSESDYDTVVHVFYGYWQSFCTRKNFAWKEEYDTRHASNRWEKRAMEKDNKKTREKSRKERNELVRQLVAFVRKRDRRVLAHRKLVEEQNAEKIKKAEEMRRKQKLSHAKMAEDYKEQSWAAMSELEKELQQMEAQYGKEFGDGSESEDEELEIDPREKNGDEGDDVEQPNGDELTMDDYYESLYCPACDKSFKSDKAMKNHQKSKKHREMVALLRQQLEEEDDSLGLNVNGKDENKLEDEEEEEEEDKPRQRLSKKQKRKKKLQKVAQSAPEEEEEEEKQTPTTCEEDAPEKSEDPTEAEKQEDPAPTELEKKDDPAPPTETEKQDDPAPTEVKSSGKTKGKKVGGKDKPKNAKSNTEEEEEVEETCPEKEVILNCVICHTEFPTRNKLFDHLKTSGHAIAISSKAPQSSTTKSKKDKKKNR, encoded by the exons ATGAAGTGTCACTATGAAATATTGTGCGTGAAACGAGACGCAGGAGACGATGAATTGAAGAAAGCATATCGTAAATTAGCATTAAAATGGCATCCAG ATAAAAACTTGGACAATCCTGATGAGGCGGCGGAGTATTTTAAGCTGATTCAGGCAGCTTATGATGTCCTAAGTGATCCACAGGAGAGAGCTTG GTATGACAATCACAGAGAGGCTCTTCTGAAAGGAGGAATCACTGGAGATTATGCAGATGACAGCATTGACCTCCTGCAGTATTTCACAGTCACCTGCTACTCTGGCTTTGGAGATGACGAGAAG AGTTTTTACACAGTCTACAGAAACCTCTTTGAGTCCATTGTTAAGGAGGAGATGGAGCACAGCAAGGTGGAagacgatgatgatgaagaggatTTTCCTACTTTTGGAGACTCTGAGAGTGACTATGATACT GTAGTGCACGTGTTTTACGGCTACTGGCAGAGCTTCTGCACTCGTAAAAACTTTGCCTGGAAGGAGGAGTATGATACGAGGCACGCATCCAACCGCTGGGAGAAAAGAGCTATGGAGAAGGATAACAAGAAGACCAGAGAGAAGTCTCGGAAAGAGCGCAACGAGCTTGTGCGACAACTCGTGGCTTTTGTCCGCAAGCGTGACCGGCGCGTGCTGGCCCACAGGAAGCTGGTGGAGGAGCAGAACGCTGAGAAGATCAAGAAGGCGGAGGAGATGAGGAGGAAGCAGAAGCTTAGCCATGCCAA AATGGCAGAGGACTACAAGGAGCAGAGCTGGGCGGCCATGTCTGAACTTGAGAAGGAGCTGCAGCAGATGGAGGCTCAGTATGGAAAGGAGTTTGGAGATGGATCAGAAAGTGAGGATGAAGAGTTGGAAATAGACCCAAGGGAGAAGAACGGTGATGAGGGAGACG ATGTAGAACAGCCTAATGGAGACGAGTTGACGATGGATGATTATTATGAAAGTCTCTACTGCCCAGCCTGTGACAAATCCTTCAAATCAGATAAAGC CATGAAGAACCATCAAAAATCCAAAAAGCACCGGGAGATGGTGGCATTACTACGgcaacagctggaggaggaagatgattCACTTGGTTTGAATGTGAACGGAAAGGATGAAAATAAGCtggaagatgaggaggaagaggaggaggaagacaaGCCAAGGCAAAG GCTGTCCAAGAAGCAAAAGAGGAAAAAGAAATTGCAGAAAGTAGCACAG AGTGCtccggaggaagaggaagaggaagagaaacAGACACCGACAACCTGCGAGGAAGATGCCCCCGAGAAGTCAGAGGACCCGACAGAGGCGGAGAAACAGGAGGATCCCGCCCCCACAGAGCTGGAGAAAAAAGATGATCCCGCCCCCCCCACAGAGACGGAGAAACAGGATGATCCCGCCCCCACAGAAGTGAAGAG CTCTGGGAAGACCAAAGGGAAGAAGGTGGGAGGAAAGGACAAACCGAAGAATGCAAAgtcaaacacagaagaagaagaagaagtagaagaAACGTGTCCTGAG AAGGAAGTAATCCTCAACTGTGTGATCTGCCACACTGAGTTCCCCACAAGAAACAAGTTGTTCGACCATCTGAAGACCAGCGGTCACGCCATCGCCATCTCCTCAAAAGCCCCTCAAAGCTCAACGACCAAGAGCAAAAAAgacaagaagaagaacagaTAA
- the bxdc2 gene encoding ribosome biogenesis protein BRX1 homolog: protein MSAFKRKRGGQAPGNKKAKKAKFVADTSEAPKENEQEKTHEITVPAPVSQGKWKNKERVLIFSSRGINYRTRHMMQDLRTMMPHSKADTKMDRKDKLFVVNEVCEIKNCNKCIFFEAKKKQDLYMWVANSPHGPSAKFLVQNIHTLAELKMTGNCLKGSRPLLSFDPKFDSEPHFAVLKELFTQTFSTPRYHPKSQPFVDHVFTFTINDDRIWFRNYQIMEEDAALVEIGPRFVLNLIKVFQGSFGGPTLFENPNFTSPNMHRRQIRLAAAARVREKQMVKELQKLKRAGTKEDVTIDVTADVFLTPADETPVLIQTEAPEPKVVKKNKHKAFKRQRMARK, encoded by the exons ATGTCGGCGTTCAAGAGAAAACGTGGAGGACAGGCTCCTGGAAATAAAAAAGCAAAGAAAGCAAAATTTGTAGCAGATACAAGTGAAGCACCGAAAGAAAATGAAcaggagaagacacatgaaattACAGTTCCAGCACCGGTTTCACAG GGCAAATGGAAAAACAAGGAAAGGGTTCTCATTTTCTCCTCAAGAGGCATCAactacagaacaagacacatgaTGCAGGACCTGAGGACCATGATGCCTCATTCAAAAGCAG ATACAAAGATGGACAGAAAGGACAAGCTGTTTGTTGTTAATGAG GTGTGTGAGATCAAAAACTGCAACAAATGCATCTTCTTTGAGGCCAAGAAGAAGCAGGACCTCTACATGTG GGTTGCAAACAGCCCTCATGGACCTTCTGCAAAGTTTCTGGTTCAAAACA TTCACACACTGGCTGAACTCAAGATGACAGGAAACTGCCTCAAAGGATCCAGGCCGCTGCTGTCCTTCGATCCT AAATTTGACTCAGAGCCTCACTTTGCTGTACTGAAGGAGCTCTTCACCCAG acCTTTTCCACCCCACGGTACCACCCTAAGAGTCAGCCCTTTGTGGACCACGTCTTTACATTCACCATTAATGACGACAGGATATGGTTCAGAAACTACCAG ATCATGGAGGAGGACGCCGCTCTTGTGGAGATCGGCCCTCGCTTTGTTCTCAACCTCATCAAGGTCTTCCAGGGGAGCTTTGGAGGACCTACGCTCTTTGAGAACCCCAACTTCACATCTCCTAACATG CACCGGAGACAGATCCGACTAGCCGCGGCAGCCAGGGTGCGTGAGAAGCAGATGGTGAAGGAGTTGCAGAAACTGAAGCGAGCTGGAACAAAGGAGGACGTGACTATAGATGTTACAGCTGACGTCTTCCTGACACCGGCTGATGAGACGCCTGTTCTCATTCAAACGGAAGCGCCTGAGCCCAAAGTAGTgaagaaaaacaaacacaaagctTTCAAAAGGCAAAGGATGGCACGCAAATAA
- the rad1 gene encoding cell cycle checkpoint protein RAD1: protein MPLSTQSQGDAEQYVLVASLDNARNLSNILKAITFKDHAIFSATPNGLKVTVEDSKCLQANAFIQSEIFQEYTIKEDSVGFQVNLTVLLDCLNIFGGSTAPGVSTALRMCYKGYGYPLTLFLEEGGVVTVCKINTEEPEEPVDFEFCSTNVTNKVILQSESLKEAFSELDMTSEVLQITMSPSQPYFRLSTFGNSGNAHYDYPKDSDMMELFKCTKTQTNRYKMSLLKPSTKALALSCKVSVRTDSRGFLSLQYLVRNDDGQICFVEYYCCPDEEVAED from the exons ATGCCTCTGTCAACCCAGTCGCAAGGCGATGCGGAACAGTACGTTTTAGTGGCAAGTTTGGACAATGCTCGCAATCTGTCCAACATACTGAAAGCCATCACCTTCAAAGACCATGCCATCTTCAGCGCCACACCCAATGGACTGAAGGTCACTGTGGAGGACTCCAAATGTCTGCAGGCCAATGCCTTCATCCAG TCTGAAATTTTCCAGGAGTACACGATAAAGGAAGATTCGGTGGGTTTTCAGGTCAACCTCACCGTTCTGCTGGACTGCCTCAATATCTTTGGAGGAAGCACAGCTCCAG GAGTATCAACAGCCCTGCGGATGTGTTACAAGGGGTACGGTTACCCTCTGACCCTGTTCCTGGAGGAGGGGGGGGTAGTGACAGTGTGCAAGATCAACACCGAAGAACCAGAAGAGCCAGTTGACTTTGAGTTCTGCAGCACCAACGTCACAAACAAG GTGATCCTGCAGTCAGAGAGTCTGAAGGAAGCCTTCTCCGAGCTCGACATGACCAGCGAGGTGCTGCAGATCACCATGTCCCCCAGCCAGCCATACTTCAG GTTGTCTACATTTGGGAACTCTGGAAATGCCCATTACGATTATCCCAAGGACTCTGACATGATGGAGCTGTTCAAATGCACCAAGACACAAACCAACAG GTACAAGATGTCTCTGCTGAAGCCCTCCACCAAAGCCCTGGCCTTGTCCTGTAAGGTCTCCGTGAGGACAGACAGCAGGGGCTTCCTCTCTCTGCAGTACCTGGTCAGGAACGACGATGGACAGATCTGCTTTGTAGAATATTACTGTTGTCCTGACGAAGAGGTGGCGGAGGACTGA
- the LOC117456128 gene encoding UPF0729 protein C18orf32 homolog, with protein MVCIPCIVIPVLLWVYKRFLEPYIYPFISPIINKFWPKKAVQEKATTDQQVTNNSNGTQKPESNGEATANGSTIAADKKTD; from the exons ATGGTGTGCATCCCCTGTATTGTGATTCCTGTCCTATTGTGGGTCTACAAGAGGTTCCTGGAGCCTTACATCTATCCTTTCATTTCACCCATAATTAACAAATTCTGGCCCAAAAAAGCAGTCCAAGAGAAGGCTACTACTGACCAACAAGTTACCAACAACAGTAATGGGACTCAAAAG CCTGAAAGCAACGGTGAAGCCACTGCCAACGGATCCACAATAGCAGCAGATAAGAAGACAGATTAA